A region of Bombyx mori chromosome 13, ASM3026992v2 DNA encodes the following proteins:
- the LOC101736142 gene encoding uncharacterized protein LOC101736142 isoform X3 produces the protein MSLTYVSPQPVRCQEDTQCSSGYYCEIALNICRECINCEELKREPSTRFPPNTCIKSVVDCGTCKKGLVLDHDADISGECVRPDDREESAVLPPYVWALIVIGLLLFVVIVFYLLRHRDMFKVLASARTSASVRSQCYRVNATAPDFPPPYNPGTDDPGSGTHAAYPPLTSVGHDEELSRPFIKPAWPNPLQELRESDNRQSSTVFNPPAYEQSEPPSDTNNEQADKEPDRISLHDEDTVESPWTPNTSSANNNNNNNNTVVAKSSPNESAVVLAAAGASGSGASSAAGASDASDAPPPAKLRRTVQDLMSRSREPSAEPGRAHPQITLNLQCNNNMVFNTIV, from the exons ATGTCTCTCACCTACGTCAGCCCTCAACCGGTTCGTTGTCAGGAAGACACGCAGTGCTCCAGTGGTTATTACTGTGAGATAGCATTGAATATTTGCCGAGAATGCATTAACTGCGAAGAATTGAAGCGCGAACCATCAACCCGTTTTCCACCCAATACTTGTATCAAATCTGTAGTCGACTGCGGTACGTGTAAGAAAGG GTTAGTGTTAGACCACGACGCTGATATAAGCGGCGAATGCGTGAGGCCCGACGACCGAGAGGAGAGCGCCGTGTTGCCTCCTTACGTGTGGGCGCTGATCGTCATCGGGCTACTGTTGTTCGTCGTCATCGTATTCTACTTGCTGAGGCACAGGGATATGTTCAAGGTTTTAGCTT CGGCTCGCACTTCAGCGTCGGTGAGATCTCAGTGCTACCGGGTTAACGCCACAGCCCCCGACTTCCCGCCGCCCTACAATCCGGGAACCGACGATCCAGGATCCGGCACCCACGCAGCGTATCCGCCCCTCACCAGCGTTGGACACGACGAAG AGCTATCGCGTCCGTTCATTAAGCCGGCCTGGCCGAACCCGCTTCAGGAACTGCGCGAGTCCGACAACAGACAGTCCTCTACGGTCTTCAATCCGCCGGCCTACGAACAGTCCGAACCGCCTTCCga CACTAATAACGAACAGGCTGACAAAGAGCCCGACCGTATATCGCTGCACGACGAAGACACGGTCGAGAGCCCGTGGACCCCGAACACATCCAGtgccaacaacaacaacaataacaacaatacCGTAGTTGCTAAAAG CAGCCCGAACGAGAGTGCGGTTGTATTGGCGGCGGCGGGCGCGAGCGGCTCGGGCGCGTCTTCTGCGGCGGGCGCGTCGGACGCGTCGGACGCGCCGCCTCCAGCCAAACTACGCCGGACTGTGCAG GATCTGATGAGTCGCAGCCGCGAGCCGAGCGCCGAGCCGGGCCGCGCGCACCCGCAGATAACGCTCAACCTCCAGTGCAACAACAACATGGTGTTCAACACCATCGTCTGA
- the LOC101736142 gene encoding uncharacterized protein LOC101736142 isoform X2, with translation MIWILSLCFLMSLTYVSPQPVRCQEDTQCSSGYYCEIALNICRECINCEELKREPSTRFPPNTCIKSVVDCGTCKKGLVLDHDADISGECVRPDDREESAVLPPYVWALIVIGLLLFVVIVFYLLRHRDMFKVLASARTSASVRSQCYRVNATAPDFPPPYNPGTDDPGSGTHAAYPPLTSVGHDEELSRPFIKPAWPNPLQELRESDNRQSSTVFNPPAYEQSEPPSDTNNEQADKEPDRISLHDEDTVESPWTPNTSSANNNNNNNNTVVAKSPNESAVVLAAAGASGSGASSAAGASDASDAPPPAKLRRTVQDLMSRSREPSAEPGRAHPQITLNLQCNNNMVFNTIV, from the exons ATGATTTG GATTTTGTCCTTGTGTTTTTTGATGTCTCTCACCTACGTCAGCCCTCAACCGGTTCGTTGTCAGGAAGACACGCAGTGCTCCAGTGGTTATTACTGTGAGATAGCATTGAATATTTGCCGAGAATGCATTAACTGCGAAGAATTGAAGCGCGAACCATCAACCCGTTTTCCACCCAATACTTGTATCAAATCTGTAGTCGACTGCGGTACGTGTAAGAAAGG GTTAGTGTTAGACCACGACGCTGATATAAGCGGCGAATGCGTGAGGCCCGACGACCGAGAGGAGAGCGCCGTGTTGCCTCCTTACGTGTGGGCGCTGATCGTCATCGGGCTACTGTTGTTCGTCGTCATCGTATTCTACTTGCTGAGGCACAGGGATATGTTCAAGGTTTTAGCTT CGGCTCGCACTTCAGCGTCGGTGAGATCTCAGTGCTACCGGGTTAACGCCACAGCCCCCGACTTCCCGCCGCCCTACAATCCGGGAACCGACGATCCAGGATCCGGCACCCACGCAGCGTATCCGCCCCTCACCAGCGTTGGACACGACGAAG AGCTATCGCGTCCGTTCATTAAGCCGGCCTGGCCGAACCCGCTTCAGGAACTGCGCGAGTCCGACAACAGACAGTCCTCTACGGTCTTCAATCCGCCGGCCTACGAACAGTCCGAACCGCCTTCCga CACTAATAACGAACAGGCTGACAAAGAGCCCGACCGTATATCGCTGCACGACGAAGACACGGTCGAGAGCCCGTGGACCCCGAACACATCCAGtgccaacaacaacaacaataacaacaatacCGTAGTTGCTAAAAG CCCGAACGAGAGTGCGGTTGTATTGGCGGCGGCGGGCGCGAGCGGCTCGGGCGCGTCTTCTGCGGCGGGCGCGTCGGACGCGTCGGACGCGCCGCCTCCAGCCAAACTACGCCGGACTGTGCAG GATCTGATGAGTCGCAGCCGCGAGCCGAGCGCCGAGCCGGGCCGCGCGCACCCGCAGATAACGCTCAACCTCCAGTGCAACAACAACATGGTGTTCAACACCATCGTCTGA
- the LOC101736142 gene encoding uncharacterized protein LOC101736142 isoform X1, with product MIWILSLCFLMSLTYVSPQPVRCQEDTQCSSGYYCEIALNICRECINCEELKREPSTRFPPNTCIKSVVDCGTCKKGLVLDHDADISGECVRPDDREESAVLPPYVWALIVIGLLLFVVIVFYLLRHRDMFKVLASARTSASVRSQCYRVNATAPDFPPPYNPGTDDPGSGTHAAYPPLTSVGHDEELSRPFIKPAWPNPLQELRESDNRQSSTVFNPPAYEQSEPPSDTNNEQADKEPDRISLHDEDTVESPWTPNTSSANNNNNNNNTVVAKSSPNESAVVLAAAGASGSGASSAAGASDASDAPPPAKLRRTVQDLMSRSREPSAEPGRAHPQITLNLQCNNNMVFNTIV from the exons ATGATTTG GATTTTGTCCTTGTGTTTTTTGATGTCTCTCACCTACGTCAGCCCTCAACCGGTTCGTTGTCAGGAAGACACGCAGTGCTCCAGTGGTTATTACTGTGAGATAGCATTGAATATTTGCCGAGAATGCATTAACTGCGAAGAATTGAAGCGCGAACCATCAACCCGTTTTCCACCCAATACTTGTATCAAATCTGTAGTCGACTGCGGTACGTGTAAGAAAGG GTTAGTGTTAGACCACGACGCTGATATAAGCGGCGAATGCGTGAGGCCCGACGACCGAGAGGAGAGCGCCGTGTTGCCTCCTTACGTGTGGGCGCTGATCGTCATCGGGCTACTGTTGTTCGTCGTCATCGTATTCTACTTGCTGAGGCACAGGGATATGTTCAAGGTTTTAGCTT CGGCTCGCACTTCAGCGTCGGTGAGATCTCAGTGCTACCGGGTTAACGCCACAGCCCCCGACTTCCCGCCGCCCTACAATCCGGGAACCGACGATCCAGGATCCGGCACCCACGCAGCGTATCCGCCCCTCACCAGCGTTGGACACGACGAAG AGCTATCGCGTCCGTTCATTAAGCCGGCCTGGCCGAACCCGCTTCAGGAACTGCGCGAGTCCGACAACAGACAGTCCTCTACGGTCTTCAATCCGCCGGCCTACGAACAGTCCGAACCGCCTTCCga CACTAATAACGAACAGGCTGACAAAGAGCCCGACCGTATATCGCTGCACGACGAAGACACGGTCGAGAGCCCGTGGACCCCGAACACATCCAGtgccaacaacaacaacaataacaacaatacCGTAGTTGCTAAAAG CAGCCCGAACGAGAGTGCGGTTGTATTGGCGGCGGCGGGCGCGAGCGGCTCGGGCGCGTCTTCTGCGGCGGGCGCGTCGGACGCGTCGGACGCGCCGCCTCCAGCCAAACTACGCCGGACTGTGCAG GATCTGATGAGTCGCAGCCGCGAGCCGAGCGCCGAGCCGGGCCGCGCGCACCCGCAGATAACGCTCAACCTCCAGTGCAACAACAACATGGTGTTCAACACCATCGTCTGA